In Candidatus Nitrosarchaeum limnium SFB1, the following proteins share a genomic window:
- a CDS encoding hypothetical protein (hypothetical protein Nmar_1230), which produces MIENKYAKWTVDGDKKTKWICGCFQTVDDYFKFCKMHNEVLKKAIQTQIDELDLTLVIED; this is translated from the coding sequence ATGATAGAAAACAAGTATGCAAAATGGACAGTGGATGGAGACAAAAAAACAAAATGGATTTGTGGTTGTTTTCAAACAGTAGATGATTATTTTAAATTCTGTAAAATGCACAACGAAGTTTTGAAAAAAGCAATTCAAACACAAATAGATGAATTAGATTTAACTTTGGTTATAGAAGACTAG
- a CDS encoding hypothetical protein (hypothetical protein Nmar_1229) codes for MEIHVYDTYVKAKDGHTMHFDVITGEKNHEKAIQYGKEWLKTVGEANATMTTNECQFCHSQGAPEPVERAIKEKGYFIQKMEGCP; via the coding sequence ATGGAAATTCACGTATACGACACTTATGTCAAAGCCAAAGATGGTCATACCATGCACTTTGATGTAATTACAGGTGAAAAAAATCACGAAAAAGCCATTCAATATGGTAAAGAGTGGTTAAAAACAGTCGGCGAAGCAAATGCTACAATGACTACCAATGAATGTCAATTTTGCCATTCACAAGGTGCACCAGAGCCTGTTGAACGGGCAATTAAGGAAAAAGGTTATTTCATCCAAAAGATGGAAGGCTGTCCTTAA